In Pedosphaera parvula Ellin514, the sequence TTTGCTATTTCATATTGCGAATTCAGTGTTGCTGTTTGTGTTGTTACGAAGCATGACTGGAGCTCTGTGGCGAAGCGCCATTGTCGCAGCTATTTTTGCCTGGCATCCCGTGCATGTTGAATCGGTGGCCTGGGTGGCGGAACGGAAGGATGTTCTGAGCACGTTTTTTTGGTTGTTAACTCTTTTGGCCTATGTTGCCTATGCGCGTCGTGGAGGATGGCTACGCTATTGTCTCGTAGTAGTTTGTTTTGTGCTGGGGTTGATGTCGAAGCCAATGGTGGTTACATTGCCACTTATTCTTTTTCTGATGGATTTTTGGCCGTTGGAACGCATTAAAATCGGGACATTCTGGAAAACCATGTCATCTTCCGGGTCCACGTCAGGCAATTGGTATCCGGCTGAGTGGAAACGATTGGTCCTGGAAAAACTGCCGCTGTTGATCCTAGCGGGAATCAGCAGTTGGATCACCTTGGAGGTTCAGGTTGGGGGTGGCGCCGTTTCGTTGACGAATTTGACATTATCCGACCGGATTCAAAATGCATTGGTTTCCTATGTCCGCTATTTGGGCAAACTATTTTGGCCACGAAAGCTGGCGGTCTTCTATCCATATCATTATGGCTGGAGCTTCTGGCAGGTTGGGGCTGCGGCACTGCTGATTGCTTCTCTGCTTCTCCTCGCGATCTATAAAATGAGGCGAAGCCCATTTCTAATTACCGGCTGGCTTTGGTACCTGATAGCGATGGTCCCTGTGATCGGGCTAATCCAGGTGGGAGAACAGTCTATTGCTGATCGTTATACGTATATCCCTTCGATTGGCCTTTTCGTAGCGGTTGTCTGGGGAGTCTTGGAACTTTTCAGTTCGTTGCCGCTTCGCAATTGGATTTTAGGAACGGGGACCTCGTTACTCCTGTCTGCCTGTGTGGTTTGCACGATCATTCAGGTGAGTTACTGGAAAACAAGCGAAACACTCTTCAGCCACGCCTTGGAAGCAACCAAGGACAACGTTGTCGCAGAGTACAATCTGGGGCAGGCGTTATCCACGGCTGGAAAGATGGATGCTGCCGTGCCACACTATCGCGAAGCCTTGCGAATCCAACCCAACCATGCCAGGGCACAGAATAACCTTGGACTGGCCCTTTACATGGCCGGGAAGGCTGAAGAAGCCACGCACCACTACAGCGAGGCATTGAAGATTGATCCGAATGCTGAAGAATTTCATTTCAATTATGGTCTGGCTCTTGCATCCCTTGGCCGGGTGGATGAGGCAATTGAGCAACATTCGGAATGTGCACGGTTGATGCCTGAACATGCGGAGAACCATTTTACCCTGGCAAGTTTGTTGGTTCGCAAACAGCAGTTTGAGCCGGCTGTTTTGGAATACTCTGAAACCATCAAGTACAAACCAGAGCATGTGGGAGCACATTTGGGGCTGGCCCTCGTTCTAAACCAGCTTGGGAGAATTCCAATTGCTGTGGAGCAATATGAAGAAACATTGCGGCTCAGCCCGAATGTGGTCATCGCACTCAACAATCTGGCCTGGATTTATTCGACTCATCCTGATCAAAGCGTGAGGAATGGAGGGAGGGCTGTTGAATTGGCCCGGCACGCGTGTGAACTTACCGAAAATCAACAACCGGTGCTCCTTGGGACATTGGGTGCCGCGCTCGCTGAAGCGGGGCAATTTAAGCAGGCCGTTGAGGCAGCAAAGAAGGCGCAGGCAATGGCAGAGGCAGCCAAAATGCCGGATATAGCAGAAAAAAATGCCAAGCTGGAAAAATTGTATGTTTCCGAAAAGCCTTTCAGAGAAGAGATGGCGCTGTTGTCAAATTCTCAGGAGGCCGCGAATCATTGAAGGCTGAGAGGCGGGTCCGTTCACGATGCCGATTCATAAAGTTTCAGAGCGATATAACCAGGGCAAACTTGAGGGGGTGATGTGAGATCGAAAATGTTGTGGTTGGGGTTGCCAGCAATAGCCGTGGCGGTGGTGTTTGCCTTGCTGTGGCACAGGAGTGGCATGGCAGCGCGAACAGATGCATCCGCTGTTGCAGACGGGTCTGTGGTGAGGATTCAGACGGGCGAGGAGCGGATGTCGAATGGGGTTCGTTGTGTCTCGTTCATGTTGGAGTTGGCTCGTGAACTTCCGGAAGGACAGAAAGATTTCAGGAGGCAGCTTACCTCGCTGGCAGGAGTACAGTTTTTTAATGACTGTTTGATGGCAAAGATGTCGAAGGGTTACATCACGACCACCACCAATAAGCTTCGGCAAAATTTCTTCAACATGGTGGCGCAAGTATTCACGAATCATATTCCCATGGAATTGTCCGGGGAGTTCAACGGCTTGTTGCTCGAACACAATAACGGACCGACGCCGCTGGAAGTGATGGTGCCGGACACTCAGTTGCTCTCGGATTATCCGAATCTGGGACTGGCAAATGGTTTCAAGCATGCCTTTGCCGGGCGCAACAGCACGCATGTTACGATTGATGAGCAGTACCGGTGGATATCGCAGTCTCCGGAACAGGCACAAGTCCTTAAGGCGTTGGAGGCGGCTTTTCAGGAGGCCGGTATTAAGGATGTCGAACAAAGCGATCTCAAGGATACGTGCTTGCTTTTAGGTGGAGAGAGGGCATTTGCTTTTCGCGCCTTCGGGAAAGAGGATCCGGCAAGGTGTCAAACTCTTGTGGAAGCCGTGGAAAAGGTGCTGAGATGGAGGTTGGTCAATATGTATGGATTGGATGAGGCAGCGGCGCAGACGGTGGTTAAAGCGGTTTCAAAGGTGCATGTGGATGGGTTTTCCGGTGCCGGGATGCAGCCGCCGTCGGTTATTAGGTAATCTAGCTCAATGAGGCTGGCACCTTAGTTGCTTCCGTGATCGTGAGAAAATGCGCAAATCATAAGCGGACGGTTCTGAGCCTGAATTTTATTATATGAGAGACAAAATTGTCCTGTTCGTTGCAGTTGCCAGCGTAATTTTCACACTCGATCGCGGCTTTGCTCAAGGCAGCCTCACTCCTCCCGCTGCGCCGGCGCCGACGATGAAAACGCTTTCGCAAATTGAGCCGCGCACGCCCATATCCGGACCGCTACCCATCAGCATCACCAGCCCGGGTTCCTATTATCTCACGACCAATCTCACGGGCGTGAGCGGCCAAAATGGCATTACGATCTTGACCAGTAATGTTACTCTTGACCTCAATGGCTTTGCACTTTTGGGCGTGCCAAGTTCGGGCATTGGCCTCTATATCAATGGCACCTTTACCAATATTACCATGCGCAATGGCATGGTCAGCGGCTGGGGTGGCGACGGGGTCAACGGCTATAAGACTGGCTATTCGCGCAATGTCGTTTATGAGAAGCTGAGTGTTTCCACGTGTGCTTCGGGCATTTCGGCCGAAGAGGCGAGCATTATTCGTGATTGCATGGTATTGAATAATGTCGGCACCGGCATTTATTCTGTCGGCAGTCTTGTCACCGGCTGCGTCGCCCGCGACAACGGTAACTACGGCATCTATGTCAACTCCAACAGCAGTACTGGCAGCAGCGCCGTGCGCTCTTGTGTTTCGCACCACAACGCGAACGGCATCTACGCCGACCATTCCACGGTGGCCGACTGCGACATCATGTTTAACACCGTCAACGGCGTGACCATCGTCTCTTCCTGTCAGATCATCAATAATCGCATCGCAGACAACACCAACAGCGGCAATGGCATTGCTCTGGTCTTCAATGGCTCTAAAAACATGGTGGCGAACAACTCGGTGCTCAACAACTCCCAAGGGGTGTATGGTGCGTCTGCTGCGACAAATAATTGCATAGTCCAAAACAAGTTCTGCGGCAATGCAACTCCGTATAATATTTGGGCCAACAACATCTTCCCCGCAGTGATCATATCGCCCAGCTCCGGCAACACCTTTTCCAGCTCCAATCCCTGGATCAACATTTTCTATTGATTCTTACAAACCCTGGAAGACATCAATTCTTTGAAAACATTCCTGACATGTATTGCGGTCATCAGTTCCCTTGCTTTGGGCCGGGCCGCCACCACCATCGATCCGGTCAATAAATACGCCTACGGCGCGAACATTGGCTGGCTGAATTGGTCCGGTGACGGTCCCAATGGTGCGGTTATCGGTGAGTATGTTTGCTCCGGCTACATTTATTCGGCTGACGTCGGCTGGATCTGCCTCGGGAGCGGTTCTCCGATCAATGGCATCCAATACCAAAATAACGCTGCCAACGATTTTGGCGTGAACAATGACGGGCTTGGCAACCTGCGCGGCTACGCCTACGGCGCGAACATCGGGTGGATCAATTTTGAAAACACCGGGGCGCCGGCGTTTAATTTGCGCACGGGCCAATTCACCGGTTCCATCTGGAGCGCCAACTGCGGCTGGATCAGTCTCAGCAATGCCGTGGCCTTTGTCCAAACCGACACGATTTCTCCGGGTCTGCTCGATACCAACGGCCTGCCCATCGCTTGGGAGTTGCAAAATTTCGGCCACACCGGCGTGGACCCGCATGCCGATGCCGATGGCGATGGCATGTCGAACATCCAGGAGTATCTCGCCGGCACCAGTCCGTTGAATGCAGGCAGCGATCTCAACATCACCGCCTTCAACTCGCTTTCCGGCGGCACCTCCGCAACGCTCACCTGGACCAGCGTCCCCACACGACAATATTATGTGGAAGAGACGCTCTCCCTGACCTCAGCCAGTTGGTTTGACGGCGGGCTTGGGTTGATATCCCCGGATGGCGCCACCACCACTCGCATTCTGACCGGGACCACAGCGCCCATGCGGTTCTACCGCGTCCGGGCTGTGTTGCCGCTATCGCCCTGATGTAACATTGCGAACGTAGTTCATAGTCCTCGCGCTTATGCACTAATTCTGCTACAGAGTCTTGGTGAGAAAATGGTGTTATATACTGCTTGGCGTTACTGTGATGGCTATCATCGTAACGCTGGCACTGCGAAATTCATCAGATCCTGTCTACCGTGGAATTCGGCTGAGCGTTTGGTTGGAAGGATATAACCGCTATTCACAAAAGCCTTTGAAGGTCCGAGAAGCAAATCACGAGGCGGCTAGTGAGGCCGTCCGTCATCTCGGAACTAACGCCATTCCAAGGCTGTTGAGCATGCTTCGGGCTCGGGATTCGGATTCAACGCGCCGGTTGATTGACCTCTTGAGGAAGCAGCATTTTATAAAAATTCCCCCCGTCCCAAGCGATGATAAAAACTACGAGGCAGAGTACGCATTTATTATATTAGGGGCAAGTGCCAGTAATGCCGTTCCCGAGCTAGTAAGAATTTATGGTATGAATCGTTCTTTGGATGCGCGAAGAGCAATCCTAACATCATTGGAATACATTGGCCCTGCAGCAAGGGACGCGGTACCCTTTCTCTTGCAGGAGTTGACGAATACGAATCCAATTTTGCGGGCAGAAAGCATCAGGGCATTGGGAGCTATCCACTCTCAACCTGAAATCGTTGTGCCCTCATTAACGAA encodes:
- a CDS encoding tetratricopeptide repeat protein codes for the protein MTGRLRKDLPIGLLLATITFVAYYGVLHAGFNNYDDSQYLTENPAIKAGLTAESVEWAFTTGYAGNWHPLTWLSHMLDWQLFGAQAGPHHLISLLFHIANSVLLFVLLRSMTGALWRSAIVAAIFAWHPVHVESVAWVAERKDVLSTFFWLLTLLAYVAYARRGGWLRYCLVVVCFVLGLMSKPMVVTLPLILFLMDFWPLERIKIGTFWKTMSSSGSTSGNWYPAEWKRLVLEKLPLLILAGISSWITLEVQVGGGAVSLTNLTLSDRIQNALVSYVRYLGKLFWPRKLAVFYPYHYGWSFWQVGAAALLIASLLLLAIYKMRRSPFLITGWLWYLIAMVPVIGLIQVGEQSIADRYTYIPSIGLFVAVVWGVLELFSSLPLRNWILGTGTSLLLSACVVCTIIQVSYWKTSETLFSHALEATKDNVVAEYNLGQALSTAGKMDAAVPHYREALRIQPNHARAQNNLGLALYMAGKAEEATHHYSEALKIDPNAEEFHFNYGLALASLGRVDEAIEQHSECARLMPEHAENHFTLASLLVRKQQFEPAVLEYSETIKYKPEHVGAHLGLALVLNQLGRIPIAVEQYEETLRLSPNVVIALNNLAWIYSTHPDQSVRNGGRAVELARHACELTENQQPVLLGTLGAALAEAGQFKQAVEAAKKAQAMAEAAKMPDIAEKNAKLEKLYVSEKPFREEMALLSNSQEAANH
- a CDS encoding NosD domain-containing protein, translating into MRDKIVLFVAVASVIFTLDRGFAQGSLTPPAAPAPTMKTLSQIEPRTPISGPLPISITSPGSYYLTTNLTGVSGQNGITILTSNVTLDLNGFALLGVPSSGIGLYINGTFTNITMRNGMVSGWGGDGVNGYKTGYSRNVVYEKLSVSTCASGISAEEASIIRDCMVLNNVGTGIYSVGSLVTGCVARDNGNYGIYVNSNSSTGSSAVRSCVSHHNANGIYADHSTVADCDIMFNTVNGVTIVSSCQIINNRIADNTNSGNGIALVFNGSKNMVANNSVLNNSQGVYGASAATNNCIVQNKFCGNATPYNIWANNIFPAVIISPSSGNTFSSSNPWINIFY
- a CDS encoding HEAT repeat domain-containing protein; protein product: MAIIVTLALRNSSDPVYRGIRLSVWLEGYNRYSQKPLKVREANHEAASEAVRHLGTNAIPRLLSMLRARDSDSTRRLIDLLRKQHFIKIPPVPSDDKNYEAEYAFIILGASASNAVPELVRIYGMNRSLDARRAILTSLEYIGPAARDAVPFLLQELTNTNPILRAESIRALGAIHSQPEIVVPSLTKYLHDADVRSDAGNSLALFGVSARSEPTEVLKPE